Genomic segment of Nitrospirota bacterium:
TCTGTTGCCTTCCTGCTGAGCGGCTCGTTACAATTTGATGACGCGGAGGTACATCAATGGATCGTGTGACGGTTCAAAATCCAGAAGACATTCTGTCCATGCTGGCAGACGTGTCGTTGCGAGGATCAGGTTTTGTGACGGACTCTCTCCTGGACTATGTGTTGGAAGAGGGCTTCACGGAGCCGATTTTTCTCAACGCCAGCGGGGAAGACCCTGATGCCTACTTTAAAGGCCAATCGCATGCCTGGGCCGTGTATCAGGTCCGGGAATGGAAACGTGTGTTAACCATTTCGGGCGGCCCGGGCAAAGAACGCCGCGTGCAAATTACAGAAACCCCCTAGCAGCCGCTGAGTGTAAGAGGGATACGGGAAAAAAGCAACGAGACGAGGGGTATCCGCTCGTCAATTCTGTGCGTATCGAGGGTGTGACATGCCGATGATCTGTCTGATGGAGCCGCAGAATATGGGTGAGCTGGCGATGGTCACGAGTTTGCTGGAGGGAAGCGGTATCGCGTACCTGCTTGAGAACGAACATGTGAGCAGCTTGTATCCGGGACTCCCCATTCTGAACTCGCGTGTCATGGTCGACGAGCGTGATCGGCTCTCTGCGGACCTGCTGTTGAGCCGGCTGCGGTTGGAAGTGCGTGACGTGTCGGCACAGGTGTAAGCGCGGACTAGCGCTGGGGTCTCGGGGCATGGGGGTTCGACGGAGTTTGAATGGGGAGTCGTTCGCCGGACCCTTGAAACCATCCGCCGATGAGCCGGCCTTCTTCCAGGTAGAGATAGCGGTGCTTCACCGTCGCTGCATTTTCCCAATCTTCAAAAATCCATTCTTCGCGGCGGAGGCCTTCTTTGGTGAAGGTGGTGTTGATGGTTTGGGGGCCTCCCCAGGCCTCTAATACCTGCTCTTTGGACATACCGACCATGACGCGATGTTCCGCGATATGTTTTTGAAAGTCCGGGTCTTTGAGTTGTACGATGAGCGGCCAGATCACCATGAGGAGCATGAATATTCCAAGCCCCGCATAGATCATGAGTCGAACGGGGCGTCGGCGAATGAAGGGTGTCTGTTCTTGGTGATCGGTGGATGAGGCGTTCATCGATTCTTGGGCGGCTGCAGTCGTATGATCCATGATGGTGTGCATGGTAGCAATGTGAATCGGAGAGAGTCAAGGAAGCCGGACTGTTTGCGTCAATTTAATCAATAAGATGTGAGTATTCTGTCTGGGTCGGTATACTGATGGAGATGCGTCTATCCAGCCATGACACGATTCCTCGGGATCAACGAAGCCCTTTTCTGCTCCATGGCAGTGCCGCTGTCCTTGTAGGAGTCTTCCTTCTCTGGATCAGTAGCCTCCTGTTACCGGAGTCAGTGTCTGCCACCATCATCTATTCCTATATCGATGAACGAGGCACGGCAGTCATGACGGACAACTACGAGACCATTCCCGAACGGTATCGTGCGAAGGTGCAGGCGACAGACCATGCGCCCCTAGTCGCCACCAATCATTCGACGGCGGTGCGGCTACAGCAGTCGGTATCCGATTGGGCACAGGTCGCTCGTGCGCAACTCGGTACATTCGCGCCAAGTATTTCCGGGTTAAGCTCCTATCAGTCTCAAGTGCTGACTGTCGGCGGTCTTGTCGGGGTGATGTGTCTATTGGCCAGACTATTTGCGCGAAGCCAAGCTATTCGCTTCCTCTCTCTCTGGTGCTTGGTCATGTTGGGTTTGACCGTGCCTATCTTGCTCTTTACTTCCCAAGATTCCGCATTGGATCTCTTCACAGGTCGGGCGGTAAAAGCCCAAGAGCAACAGCAGGACCGTCTCCAGCGCCTTCCCTAATTTTTCCTGATCATCGTGTTGAATCGTGACACCCAGTCGTGGCTAATCCGCGTACTTGGGTAGGGGAATCTTTTTGACAGTGGGCACCTGAGGGGGCAGTTGGCGTTGGGAGAATTCTTGCGAGTAGGGATTCAGGATAGGGTCATGCGTATGTCGCTGGCGTTGCTTTACGAGGTCGACGCTTTGCGTGCCGATTTCCATTCGATCGACGAGTGACTTGGACGTGAGGGGATCGGGCAGGCCTTGTAACGAAAACAGTTGATAGGCCAGGCTCCATTCGAGCGTATCCTTCGCGGCTTCTTTCACAATAAAGCGAGCTTGTGGCGACGAAGTGCCCTTGAATAGCAGGATCCAGATGTTCGATCGGAATGAGGGAGCGGCGGGGTTCTCAGAAGGGTGAAACTCCGGGACCAGTGCCGGGATCTTGGAGAGGGGGACGGCCGGGGAAAACTCGATGTCGACGAGCCGAACGAAGAGGGTTCGATTGTCGCTTTCGTCGTTGGGATCGAAGGTGTAACTGAATGAGTAGCGGATCTCGATGCCCTCACGGGTCACAGTGTAGACATCCTCGCCGTTTTCCGGGGAGACGAGCTTCCGGAAATACTTCTCCCAATCGGTGATGGCGTAGTAGGTGAAGACGCGCAGCGCGGATTTTCGATCCCGTACCGCTTGTGGCATTCCGAGTTGTTGATGGAGTTCTGTTTGTGTCAGCCCGAGATACCCATCCTCAAAATAGGGCGCCGCAAAGGCTGGGGAGGGGTGGATCCAGAGGCTGGTCGTCGAGACCAGCGCGACGAGAAGCACGAGAATGGTATGGGACGCGTCACGCAGGAGCACAGTGTCTCTCCAGCTAGTCACGGCATGTTATCGGTGGACTCCCGTCCTGTCAAGGCACGATAAGCGGGATTGCTTGCTGGCGCCGGAACCGCTCAGTTATGATGTCGACTGGTTTTTTGTCATTGAGACGTAGTCGATCACGGAGACAGGTTGTATGAGTGCAAAGTTAGAAACCCTGCTGCAACAACGCATTCTCGTCCTCGACGGGGCGATGGGGACCATGATCCAGCAGCGGAAGCTGGACGAGGCGGCATTTCGGGGCGAGCGGTTCAAAGATTGGAAGAAGGACCAAAAGGGGCACAACGATCTGTTGAACCTCACGCAGCCGGCCATCATTGAGGAGATTCATCGCCAGTACTTCGAGGCCGGCGCCGATATCGTGGAGACGAATACGTTCAATGCCCAAGCCATTTCCCTGGCCGATTACGGCATGGAGTCTTTGGCCTACGAAATTGCGCGGGCAGGAGGGGAATGTGCCAGGCGTGCGGCGGCGCAGGTCATGTCGGCGACCCCTGGTCGCTCCTGCTTTGTGGCCGGGGCCATCGGTCCCACGACGAAGACCTCGTCGATTTCAACCGATGTCAACAATTCTGCGGCCCGCGGCACGACCTACGACGAACTGGTGACGGTGTACTACGAGCAGATTCGTGGCTTAGTGGACGGCGGTGTTGACATATTATTAGTCGAAACCATTTTCGATACGCTCAATGCGAAAGCCGCGTTCTTTGCCATCGATACGTTTTTTGAAGATCGCCACGTGAAGCTTCCCATCATGGCGTCAGTGACGTTTATTCAAGCCGGCAGCAACCGTGGGGTCACGGGCCAAACCATCGAAGCCTTTTGGAATTCGATCTCTCATGTGCCGTTGCTCAGTGTGGGGATCAACTGCGCCTTGGGGCCCAAGGAAATGCGGCCGTTGATTGAAGAGCTTTCTCGTCTGGCTCCGATCCTTGTGAGCAGCCATCCGAATGCCGGACTGCCGAATCCGTTGCTGCCGACGGGATTTCCTGAGACACCGGACAGTCTGGCACCCCAATTAAAAGAATGGGCGCAGAATGGCTGGCTGAATATCGTGGGCGGCTGTTGTGGGACGACGCCGGGGCACATCAAGATGATCGCTGAGGCCGTCAGGGGTATTCCGCCGCGCGTCCCGAAGCCCGTCGAGCCCTATACCAGGCTCAGCGGGTTGGAAGCGGTCACCCTGCGGCCGGAATCCAACTTTGTGAATATCGGTGAACGAACCAACGTCACGGGGTCACCGGCTTTTTCTAAACTGATTCTGGCTGGCGAGTATGAATCGGCGCTCTCGGTGGCGCGGCAGCAGGTCGAGGGGGGCGCTCAGATCATCGACATCAATATGGACGAAGGCATGCTCGATTCCCAGGCTGCCATGGAAAAATTTCTACGGCTGGTTGCCTCGGAACCGGATATCACTCGCGTCCCCGTCATGGTAGACAGTTCGAAGTGGGACATTCTTGAAACGGGCTTGAAGAACATTCAGGGTAAGCCGGTCGTCAATAGCATCAGCCTCAAAGAAGGCGAAGCCAAGTTCCTCCATCAGGCGAAGTTGGTCCATCGTTACGGGGCGGCGGTGGTGGTCATGGCGTTCGATGAGCGTGGCCAGGCCGATACCTACGAGCGCAAGATTGAGGTCTGTGAGCGGGCCTATCGCCTCCTCACGGAACGCATCGGCTTTCCCGCCCAGGACATCATCTTCGATCCGAACATCCTCACTGTGGCGACCGGCATCGAGGAACACAACAATTATGCGGTGAACTTCCTCGACGCGACACGCTGGATCAAACAACATCTTCCGCTCGCGAAAGTCAGCGGCGGCGTGAGCAACATTTCCTTTTCCTTCCGTGGCAACAATCGCGTGCGCGAGGCGATGCACGCGGCATTCCTCTATCACGCCATCAAGGCCGGTCTGGACATGGGGATCGTGAACGCCGGACAGTTGGCGGTGTACGAGGAGATTCCCAAGGATTTGTTGGAGCTGGTGGAAGA
This window contains:
- a CDS encoding DUF2007 domain-containing protein, yielding MPMICLMEPQNMGELAMVTSLLEGSGIAYLLENEHVSSLYPGLPILNSRVMVDERDRLSADLLLSRLRLEVRDVSAQV
- the metH gene encoding methionine synthase is translated as MSAKLETLLQQRILVLDGAMGTMIQQRKLDEAAFRGERFKDWKKDQKGHNDLLNLTQPAIIEEIHRQYFEAGADIVETNTFNAQAISLADYGMESLAYEIARAGGECARRAAAQVMSATPGRSCFVAGAIGPTTKTSSISTDVNNSAARGTTYDELVTVYYEQIRGLVDGGVDILLVETIFDTLNAKAAFFAIDTFFEDRHVKLPIMASVTFIQAGSNRGVTGQTIEAFWNSISHVPLLSVGINCALGPKEMRPLIEELSRLAPILVSSHPNAGLPNPLLPTGFPETPDSLAPQLKEWAQNGWLNIVGGCCGTTPGHIKMIAEAVRGIPPRVPKPVEPYTRLSGLEAVTLRPESNFVNIGERTNVTGSPAFSKLILAGEYESALSVARQQVEGGAQIIDINMDEGMLDSQAAMEKFLRLVASEPDITRVPVMVDSSKWDILETGLKNIQGKPVVNSISLKEGEAKFLHQAKLVHRYGAAVVVMAFDERGQADTYERKIEVCERAYRLLTERIGFPAQDIIFDPNILTVATGIEEHNNYAVNFLDATRWIKQHLPLAKVSGGVSNISFSFRGNNRVREAMHAAFLYHAIKAGLDMGIVNAGQLAVYEEIPKDLLELVEDVLLNRRPDATERLVTFAETVKQLGKVAVKDDEWRSGTVEERLSHALVKGVTDYIEQDIEEARLQYAKPLHVIEGPLMAGMNIVGDLFGAGKMFLPQVVKSARVMKKAVAYLMPFMEEEKLKSGASSSNGKVLLATVKGDVHDIGKNIVGVVLGCNNYEVIDLGVMVPCEQILAAAREHGVAIIGLSGLITPSLDEMAHVARELKREGFDLPLLIGGATTSKAHTAVKIAPSYNHSVVHVLDASRAVGVVGSLVNAELRDEFSKTIRADYDSIRQTHHDKGAKSLWPLAKARANRFESKWAEVDIPTPAFTGIKTLPKQLLDQLIPYIDWSPFFHTWELRGRYPTIFDDPVVGPKAKELHDDALALLRKIVEQRLFTANGVYGFFPANSVGDDIEVYRDEQRSTVLTTIHTLRQQSEKLQGQPSFALADFIAPKESGRTDYLGAFAVTTGIGVDLLCKEFERDHDDYNSIMAKALADRLAEAFAEYLHKQARDVWGYGKGETLSAEDLIREKYRGIRPAPGYPACPDHTEKRLLFDLLSAEQQTGITLTESFAMWPAASVSGFYFAHPDARYFAVGKIGKDQVLDYQLRKGMPLSALERWLGPNLNYEPTGG